One Planctomycetia bacterium DNA segment encodes these proteins:
- the amt gene encoding ammonium transporter has product MIQGASVSTHLSWVLTCALLVMFMQAGFCLLETGFSRAKNSINVAIKNLVDFLISSLAYWAFGFALMFGISYDGLFGTTRFALGEGTTAPLLGAFLFQLMFCSTSTTIISGAVAERIKFGAYLITALFVSAVLYPIFGHWAWGGSIDQMQEGWLAKLGFIDFAGSTVVHCLGGWVSLALCIKLGARIGRFSPNAPPMAPHNLPMATIGALILWFCWFGFNGGSALGLTDAVPLILLNTNLAAAAGGLAALGFSAYYEKRANVGQTINGVIAGLVGVTASCNIISPLSAVIIGACAGVISILGTYLLERFRIDDVVGAIPVHAFCGLWGTIAVALFGNEAKFGFGVSRWEQLGVQCLGAAVCFAWAFGGAWVVLGAVNRFYAFRVPAKDEIQGLNISEHGAGSDLVELLANMDRHFQAGNFSAAVHVEPHTEVGQIAVQYNRVIRRADGEIHAREEAAEALRKAEEKYRGIFENAVEGIFQTTIDGNYLSANPALARIYGYDSAEELIASLDKLDVRLYVEPGRRDDFRKLIDFDGVVRNFESAVRKRDGSIIWISENARAIRDRAGKIVYYEGTVVDITARREALDWQAQKEAAEAANRAKSEFLANMSHEIRTPLNGAMGMLELLGTTNLDVRQQRFVHLARSSADTLLGLINQILDFSKIEAGKLELEKVGFRLHPLVEDLAEVFGHKAQKKGIELACRIRGDVPDGAFGDPERIRQVLVNLVNNAVKFTHQGDVCIELSAEPNVDGTSIVCFAVHDSGIGVPADRRDRLFQPFTQVDASTTRKYGGTGLGLSICKQLVEAMSGEIEFAERPEGGSTFRFRVPLEIAAVPRVARHVAEDVQKLRALAVDDVEANRELLDENFRRWGWELDTAADATSALEMARCEAEAGRPYQLVILDRHLPDMDGLELAKQLHNEQAYSNSNMLLLTSMSDSPDAADLRRIGISNVMSKPIRQSKLFDAVVKAVRAERGGSAAAGLTQTTNNLTQSTSPAQPAKSADAAQPKRVKLLVAEDNEINQMVTEEILRSGGYECDIVASGLAALEALKRGGYALVLMDCQMPEMDGFTAVGEIRRRETSGVRYLAEGSIPVIALTANAVRGDRELCLAAGMTDYVSKPIDREILLSTIERLLSLQADRIVENALPIAVGEIASDASSGMASSHGISVQKAIAQAPVVDDIESSLEAAVESLLEAFRTDDLLTRCQGDRKFAGRVLAKFQKRLPEDLLALEQAATAGDRDAIKRHAHQLKGCAGNVGAVRLKECAALLEMQAAQTGAIDSSMRRLRVEVGSCLHEVGGLLNEFANG; this is encoded by the coding sequence ATGATTCAAGGCGCATCCGTTTCGACGCATCTCTCTTGGGTACTCACCTGCGCATTGCTGGTGATGTTCATGCAAGCCGGCTTCTGTCTTTTGGAGACGGGATTCTCCCGCGCCAAGAACAGCATCAACGTGGCGATCAAGAATCTCGTCGACTTCTTGATCTCGTCGCTTGCGTATTGGGCCTTCGGCTTCGCGTTGATGTTCGGTATTTCCTACGACGGCCTCTTCGGCACGACCCGCTTCGCGCTCGGCGAAGGAACGACCGCACCGCTGCTCGGTGCGTTTCTATTCCAACTGATGTTCTGTTCGACCTCGACCACGATTATCTCCGGTGCGGTCGCCGAGAGAATTAAATTCGGTGCCTATCTCATCACCGCCTTGTTCGTCTCGGCCGTGCTCTACCCGATCTTCGGACATTGGGCTTGGGGCGGCTCCATCGATCAGATGCAAGAAGGCTGGCTCGCGAAGCTCGGCTTCATCGACTTCGCAGGTTCGACCGTCGTGCATTGCCTCGGCGGCTGGGTCTCGCTCGCGCTTTGCATCAAACTCGGCGCACGCATCGGTCGCTTCTCGCCGAATGCACCTCCGATGGCTCCGCACAACCTCCCCATGGCGACGATCGGTGCGTTGATCCTTTGGTTCTGCTGGTTCGGCTTTAACGGCGGCAGCGCGCTGGGTCTCACGGATGCCGTTCCTCTGATTCTCTTGAACACGAATCTCGCCGCTGCCGCCGGCGGCTTAGCGGCTCTCGGCTTTTCCGCATACTACGAGAAGCGCGCGAACGTCGGGCAAACGATCAACGGCGTGATCGCCGGCTTGGTCGGCGTCACGGCTTCGTGCAATATCATCTCTCCTTTGTCGGCGGTCATTATCGGTGCGTGTGCCGGCGTGATCAGCATCCTCGGCACTTATTTGCTCGAGCGCTTTCGCATCGACGACGTCGTCGGTGCGATTCCCGTTCATGCCTTCTGCGGTCTCTGGGGCACGATCGCCGTCGCGCTGTTCGGAAACGAAGCGAAGTTCGGCTTCGGCGTTTCACGCTGGGAACAGCTCGGCGTGCAATGCCTTGGGGCGGCTGTTTGTTTCGCTTGGGCCTTCGGCGGAGCTTGGGTGGTCTTGGGAGCGGTCAATCGTTTCTATGCTTTCCGCGTTCCCGCGAAAGACGAGATCCAAGGCTTAAACATTTCCGAACACGGCGCAGGTTCGGACTTGGTCGAGTTGCTTGCCAATATGGATCGACACTTTCAGGCCGGCAATTTCTCCGCGGCGGTCCATGTCGAGCCGCACACCGAAGTCGGGCAGATCGCGGTGCAATACAATCGGGTGATCCGCCGTGCCGACGGCGAGATCCATGCTCGCGAAGAAGCCGCCGAAGCGCTCCGCAAAGCAGAAGAAAAGTATCGCGGCATCTTCGAGAACGCGGTCGAAGGAATCTTCCAAACGACGATCGACGGCAACTATCTGAGCGCCAACCCAGCCCTAGCCCGGATCTACGGCTACGACTCGGCGGAAGAACTCATCGCCTCGCTCGACAAATTGGATGTTCGGCTCTACGTCGAGCCCGGCCGGCGCGACGACTTCCGCAAGCTGATCGATTTCGACGGCGTCGTTCGTAACTTCGAGTCGGCCGTACGCAAACGGGACGGCAGCATTATTTGGATCTCGGAGAATGCCCGTGCGATCCGCGATCGTGCGGGAAAGATCGTGTACTACGAAGGAACGGTCGTCGACATCACGGCTCGCCGCGAGGCTCTCGACTGGCAAGCTCAGAAGGAAGCGGCCGAAGCGGCCAACCGTGCGAAGAGTGAATTCCTCGCCAACATGAGCCACGAAATTCGCACTCCGCTCAACGGTGCGATGGGCATGCTCGAGTTGCTCGGCACGACGAATCTCGACGTGCGGCAACAGCGCTTCGTGCATCTCGCTCGCTCCTCGGCCGATACGCTGCTCGGCCTGATCAATCAGATTCTCGATTTCTCCAAGATCGAAGCAGGCAAACTCGAACTGGAGAAGGTCGGCTTCCGCTTGCATCCGTTGGTGGAAGACTTGGCCGAAGTGTTTGGGCATAAGGCTCAGAAGAAGGGAATCGAGTTGGCCTGTCGCATTCGTGGCGATGTGCCCGACGGCGCCTTCGGCGATCCGGAACGGATTCGACAAGTCCTCGTCAACTTGGTGAACAATGCAGTGAAGTTCACGCATCAAGGCGACGTTTGCATCGAGTTGAGCGCCGAGCCGAACGTCGACGGCACGTCGATCGTCTGCTTTGCCGTACACGACTCAGGCATCGGTGTTCCCGCGGATCGCCGCGATCGTCTCTTCCAACCGTTCACGCAAGTCGATGCCTCGACGACGCGTAAGTACGGCGGTACGGGCCTCGGCCTCTCGATCTGCAAGCAACTCGTCGAAGCGATGAGCGGCGAGATCGAATTCGCCGAACGGCCGGAAGGGGGCTCGACGTTCCGCTTCCGAGTGCCGCTCGAAATCGCAGCGGTCCCTCGCGTGGCGCGGCATGTCGCCGAAGATGTTCAGAAACTGCGCGCCTTGGCGGTCGACGATGTCGAAGCCAACCGTGAATTGCTCGATGAAAACTTCCGCCGCTGGGGCTGGGAACTCGACACGGCGGCCGATGCGACGTCGGCTTTGGAAATGGCCCGGTGCGAAGCCGAAGCCGGCCGACCGTATCAACTCGTGATTCTCGATCGTCACTTGCCCGACATGGACGGCCTAGAGCTAGCCAAGCAACTTCACAACGAGCAAGCGTACTCGAACTCGAACATGCTGCTCCTCACCTCGATGAGCGATTCCCCGGACGCCGCCGACTTACGGCGTATCGGAATCTCAAACGTGATGAGCAAGCCGATTCGTCAATCGAAGCTGTTCGATGCCGTCGTCAAGGCAGTCCGTGCCGAACGGGGTGGAAGCGCCGCCGCCGGTCTCACGCAAACGACGAACAATCTCACGCAAAGCACAAGTCCTGCGCAGCCGGCGAAGAGCGCTGACGCGGCGCAGCCGAAACGAGTGAAGCTGCTCGTCGCCGAAGACAACGAAATCAATCAGATGGTGACGGAAGAGATTCTTCGCTCCGGCGGCTACGAGTGCGATATCGTCGCCAGCGGCTTGGCTGCTTTGGAAGCGTTGAAGCGAGGCGGCTACGCTCTCGTGCTGATGGATTGCCAAATGCCGGAGATGGACGGCTTCACGGCTGTCGGCGAGATCCGTCGTCGCGAAACGTCCGGCGTTCGCTACCTCGCCGAAGGTTCGATCCCGGTCATCGCCCTCACGGCCAACGCCGTGCGCGGAGATCGCGAACTCTGCCTCGCAGCGGGCATGACCGACTACGTCTCCAAACCGATCGACCGTGAGATTCTGCTTTCGACGATCGAACGCTTATTGAGCTTGCAGGCAGATCGGATCGTTGAGAATGCCTTGCCGATTGCGGTTGGCGAAATCGCAAGCGATGCATCCAGCGGCATGGCATCTTCGCACGGGATTTCGGTGCAAAAAGCGATTGCGCAAGCTCCGGTTGTCGATGATATCGAATCGTCGCTGGAAGCGGCCGTGGAATCGTTGCTCGAAGCGTTTCGCACCGACGATCTCCTCACGCGCTGTCAGGGAGATCGCAAGTTCGCGGGACGTGTATTGGCGAAATTTCAGAAACGGCTTCCCGAAGATCTGCTGGCTCTCGAGCAAGCGGCGACGGCCGGCGATCGAGACGCCATCAAACGGCATGCCCATCAGCTCAAAGGTTGCGCAGGGAACGTCGGGGCAGTGCGCTTAAAGGAATGTGCCGCGCTACTCGAAATGCAGGCGGCCCAAACCGGCGCAATAGATTCGAGCATGCGACGGTTGCGGGTAGAAGTCGGAAGCTGCTTGCACGAAGTCGGTGGTTTGTTGAACGAGTTTGCCAACGGTTAG
- a CDS encoding response regulator — MRILVVDDDEISRDLIEHTLTSAGYEVETVSNGREALEVLETGRCRLVISDWDMPLVSGLELCREVRAADWEGYVYVILLTGNAAPEEIVQGMSAGADDFIAKPYNPAELIVRIRAGERIISMETRDMAIFALAKLAESRDPETGHHLERVQCYSKILAQHLAKQPKFRNVVDAEYVRLIYQTSPLHDIGKVAIPDCILRKPGRFNDIEFAIMKTHAQAGAETLDAALQRFPDAKFLRVAREIAATHHERWDGKGYPLGLAGEGIPLAGRIVALADVYDALTSKRCYKEPYIHSIARSIIIGDAGTHFDPDVVEAFIQKESEFIAIHERFREERDDVDAAMSAGAVAAKPQAATV, encoded by the coding sequence ATGCGAATCCTAGTAGTCGACGACGATGAAATCTCCCGCGACCTGATCGAGCACACGCTCACTTCGGCGGGCTACGAAGTCGAAACCGTTTCCAACGGTCGCGAGGCCCTCGAAGTGCTCGAGACCGGGCGTTGCCGGTTGGTCATTTCCGATTGGGACATGCCGCTCGTCAGCGGCTTGGAACTCTGTCGAGAAGTGCGCGCCGCCGATTGGGAAGGCTACGTCTACGTGATCTTGTTGACGGGCAACGCTGCGCCGGAAGAAATCGTGCAAGGGATGTCGGCCGGTGCCGACGACTTCATCGCCAAACCATATAACCCGGCCGAACTCATCGTACGCATTCGGGCCGGCGAGCGGATCATCAGCATGGAAACCCGCGACATGGCGATCTTCGCCCTCGCGAAACTCGCCGAATCGCGCGATCCGGAAACCGGACACCATCTCGAACGAGTGCAGTGCTACAGCAAAATTCTAGCGCAGCACTTAGCCAAGCAACCGAAGTTCCGCAACGTCGTCGATGCCGAATACGTGCGATTGATTTATCAAACGAGTCCGCTGCACGACATCGGCAAGGTCGCGATTCCGGACTGCATCCTGCGCAAGCCGGGTCGATTCAACGATATCGAATTCGCGATCATGAAGACGCACGCGCAAGCCGGCGCGGAAACTCTCGATGCCGCTTTGCAGCGTTTTCCCGACGCGAAGTTTTTGCGTGTGGCTCGTGAAATCGCCGCGACGCATCACGAACGCTGGGACGGCAAAGGTTACCCACTCGGTCTTGCCGGCGAAGGAATTCCGCTTGCAGGTCGCATCGTCGCTTTGGCCGATGTCTACGACGCTCTCACCAGCAAGCGCTGCTACAAAGAGCCGTATATCCACAGCATCGCGCGGTCGATCATCATCGGCGATGCCGGAACGCATTTCGATCCCGACGTCGTCGAGGCGTTCATTCAGAAAGAGTCGGAATTCATCGCGATCCACGAGCGCTTTCGCGAAGAGCGCGACGACGTAGACGCAGCGATGTCGGCAGGTGCCGTGGCCGCGAAGCCGCAAGCGGCGACGGTCTGA
- a CDS encoding tetratricopeptide repeat protein, translating to MRNNRPFRTIVGLILLCVAAGGAVAQTEDEPIVVLSRGIGLLNQDHAAEALPHLDAALKLDPQLIPAYRYRGMARQDVRDLEGAIADFTKFLESASDDSYVLVRRGKAFAAKGSVEQAFDDLNSAVRLNPNYGYALVGRGEFLLDQRDEQGALADFDRALSLNPDDSFAYVGRGSVHLARDAFDKALADFTRAIELDPQDSAKFLLRGRVKKRAGDQAGATADYERAIALRPNSPHAYIDRGNLLNDKEDYERAIADYDKAIELDPKNAMALNNRGSTRRIRKEYALALADLGRAIELDPELFEAFRNRARVYEDQEQWEPAEAEYTAMMRRRPDDPTVVLRRAAVRQSRGNLDDAITDFSRALTIAPKDAQTLIHRGGAWLLKRDWEHAIADFTAALELKPDAAAAYFNRAYAWEEKQELDKAIADYTRAHELKPRDPEVLVNRGIVRETKQELDAAIADYELALAIDAEYELAYFNRGNARQLKKDLAGALADYNRALELDPKLAWAYAGRGLVHLSQQRTMEAEADFRRALELEPSLKQEIDDKIAELRAETK from the coding sequence ATGCGAAATAATCGTCCGTTTCGAACCATCGTCGGGCTCATTCTCCTCTGCGTTGCGGCAGGTGGCGCAGTCGCACAGACCGAAGACGAGCCGATCGTCGTGCTCAGTCGTGGCATCGGCTTGTTGAATCAAGACCACGCGGCCGAAGCGTTGCCGCACCTCGATGCCGCCCTGAAGCTCGATCCGCAACTGATACCCGCGTATCGCTATCGCGGCATGGCGCGCCAAGACGTGCGCGATCTCGAAGGGGCGATCGCCGACTTCACGAAGTTTCTGGAATCGGCCTCCGACGATTCTTACGTGCTTGTGCGGCGAGGCAAGGCCTTCGCAGCAAAGGGGAGTGTCGAGCAAGCGTTCGACGATCTGAATTCCGCCGTTCGATTGAACCCGAATTACGGTTATGCACTCGTCGGACGAGGCGAGTTCCTGCTCGATCAACGCGACGAACAAGGCGCGCTGGCCGATTTCGATCGGGCATTGTCGTTGAATCCCGACGACTCGTTCGCTTATGTCGGTCGCGGCAGCGTGCATCTCGCGCGCGATGCGTTCGATAAGGCCTTGGCCGATTTCACCCGTGCGATCGAACTCGATCCGCAAGACTCCGCGAAGTTTCTCTTGCGCGGTCGGGTGAAGAAACGGGCAGGGGACCAAGCCGGGGCGACCGCCGATTACGAGCGGGCCATCGCACTGCGTCCGAATTCGCCGCACGCATATATCGATCGCGGCAACCTTCTCAACGATAAAGAAGATTACGAACGGGCCATCGCCGATTACGACAAGGCGATCGAACTCGACCCGAAGAATGCGATGGCTCTCAACAATCGAGGTAGCACACGACGCATTCGTAAGGAATACGCGCTCGCGTTGGCCGATCTCGGTCGAGCGATCGAATTAGATCCCGAACTGTTCGAGGCGTTCCGAAATCGGGCTCGCGTATACGAAGACCAAGAGCAGTGGGAACCGGCCGAAGCGGAGTATACGGCGATGATGCGCCGACGTCCCGACGACCCGACCGTCGTCCTGCGTCGTGCCGCCGTACGGCAATCTCGGGGCAATCTCGACGATGCCATTACCGACTTCAGCCGCGCACTCACAATCGCCCCGAAAGACGCGCAAACCCTGATTCATCGAGGCGGGGCATGGCTGCTCAAACGCGATTGGGAACACGCGATCGCGGATTTCACGGCCGCCTTGGAACTCAAGCCCGACGCCGCTGCCGCGTATTTCAATCGTGCGTACGCCTGGGAAGAGAAGCAAGAACTCGATAAGGCGATCGCCGACTACACGCGGGCCCATGAATTGAAGCCGCGCGACCCGGAGGTATTGGTGAATCGCGGGATCGTGCGTGAGACGAAGCAAGAACTCGATGCCGCTATCGCCGATTACGAGCTGGCTCTGGCGATCGACGCCGAATATGAATTGGCGTACTTCAACCGAGGCAATGCTCGACAATTGAAGAAAGACTTGGCCGGGGCGTTGGCCGATTACAATCGCGCGCTCGAGCTCGATCCGAAGCTGGCCTGGGCCTATGCCGGCCGGGGCTTGGTTCACCTGTCGCAGCAACGGACGATGGAAGCCGAGGCCGACTTCCGCCGTGCGTTGGAGCTTGAGCCATCGCTGAAGCAAGAGATCGACGATAAGATCGCCGAGCTCCGTGCCGAGACGAAGTAA